The DNA region GCGTCAACGCGCCGCCAGTTGTTGTTGCAGCTGCCACGCGTTGTCGAGCGCGGCGCCGGTCGCGGTGTTGTCGAAGATGCACCACGCGTCGGTGTCTGCCGGCAGCGAACGCACGGTGGCCGCGAGGCGCTCGATGACGTCGTGCTCGTAGCGCGACCAGTACATGCGCGGGGAACCGTGCAGGCGGTAGTACACCAGGCCCGGCCAACCGCCCGGTTGGCCGGCCAGCTCCACCACAGCCGGGTCGGCAGCAACGCGCGCGACGACGTGGCTCGCGAGCAGGGCATCGGCGCGCGGCGTGAACCACGTCGGGTGTCGCGGCTCGCACACGACGGCATCGTCGTGGAGTTCCCGCAGCAGCGAGAAGAACCGTGCAGCGGCGCGTGGGTCGAACGCCAGCGACGGCGGCAGCTGCACCAGCAGCGGTCCTCGCTTCTCCCCGAGGCCGCTGGACTCGTCGAGAAAGCGCTGCAGCGGCGCGCGGGCCCGCGCCAACCGCTGGTCGTGCGTGATCGTGCGCGGCAGCTTCACGGCGAAGCGGAACGTCGGCGGTGTCGCGTCGGCCCACTTCGCATAGGTCGATGCCGCGTGCGGGCGATGGAACGAGGAGTTGATCTCGGCGCAGGGGAGACGCCGGGCGTAGCGCTGCAGGTGCGTGCCGTCGCCGGCGAACTCCTCGGCCATGGCGCGCGGGATGGACCAGCCGGCCGTGCCCACCACGCGTGCTCCGCGCGAGTGCTCCATGGGCGATTGTGGCACCGACATCGCTGACGGGCTTGTCGGCTCGCTCCCCGACCCGCCTCACACCGTGGCGCGCCTCGTGTCATCCTGAGCGCATGGGCATGTCGATGGAGGCGGTGGTCGGCGTTGCCGTGGGCATCGGACTCGCGGCGGCGACCGGGTTCCGGGTGTTCCTGCCGTTCCTCGTGGCCGGGCTGGCGGCGCGGTGGGGCGTGCTCCCGTTGTCGGACGGCTTCCAGTGGCTGGCGAGCACCGGCGCCCTCGTCGCGCTCGCCACGGCGAGCCTTGTCGAGACGGCGGCGTACTACGTGCCCGGCATCGACCACGCGCTCGACGTGCTCGCCGGTCCGGCTGCCGTCATCGCCGGCATCGTCGCCAGCGCGTCGGCGATGGCCGACATCCCGCCAGCCATCCTGTGGCCCGTCGCGATCATCGGCGGTGGCGGCGTCGCGGGGCTCACCAAGGCGACGAGCGCGGTCACGCGGGCCTCCTCCGGCGTGGCCACCGTCGGCCTGGCCAACCCACTCGTGGCCACGGGCGAGATTGCGGGGGCGCTCGGCATCTCGATTGCGGCCATCGTCATCCCGATCATCTGCGCCATCGTCGTCCTGGTGATGCTCGCGTGGCTGGCGCTGCGGGCGCGGCGCTTCCTGCGCCGGCGCAGCGTTCGTCCGGCGACGTTCTGAGCACGGGATGCACCGGGACAGGAGGGGCGATGGCAGGGCTGGCTGACGTCGGCTGGGGCTGGTGGGCGTTCCTCGGACCGCTGTTCGCGTTCGTGGTCTGGACCGTGATCGACACGCTGGTGGT from Luteitalea sp. TBR-22 includes:
- a CDS encoding DUF4126 domain-containing protein, encoding MGMSMEAVVGVAVGIGLAAATGFRVFLPFLVAGLAARWGVLPLSDGFQWLASTGALVALATASLVETAAYYVPGIDHALDVLAGPAAVIAGIVASASAMADIPPAILWPVAIIGGGGVAGLTKATSAVTRASSGVATVGLANPLVATGEIAGALGISIAAIVIPIICAIVVLVMLAWLALRARRFLRRRSVRPATF
- a CDS encoding DUF72 domain-containing protein — encoded protein: MEHSRGARVVGTAGWSIPRAMAEEFAGDGTHLQRYARRLPCAEINSSFHRPHAASTYAKWADATPPTFRFAVKLPRTITHDQRLARARAPLQRFLDESSGLGEKRGPLLVQLPPSLAFDPRAAARFFSLLRELHDDAVVCEPRHPTWFTPRADALLASHVVARVAADPAVVELAGQPGGWPGLVYYRLHGSPRMYWSRYEHDVIERLAATVRSLPADTDAWCIFDNTATGAALDNAWQLQQQLAAR